GGGCATGAAGGGAGCACTCCGGTCACGAACATCCGAAAAACGCCCCTCTGGCGTAATCCAAAGCACGGTATTGGAAGCAGAAATAATCGCTCGACTCTGTTCTAAAAAGACGCTCGCTCCTCTAAGCGAGTTTAAGGAAACGCCATAAAAGCCAAGCTTCTTGAAGACTTGATACTGTTCGAGTGCGTCGGCATCGATCGGAGCGTAAAATTGTCGCTTTGGGAATCGGGTTTCATTAAAAAAATGAACTAAAAGCGGGTCCCACCACGAGGGATGATTGCAATAGAAAATCAAAGGCTGATCTTCGGGGAAAACAAAATTCCACACATCATTATCGACAACGGCAATGCTATGGAAGTGCCGACGAAGGTAGCCGCGGATGAAGGAGCGGAAACCGCTTTGTAGCCAAAGGGAAACCGGCGGAGGTTCTTGGCGGATGGCAGAGTGTTGCATGTTTGACGCCTTAGAACGTTGTCGAATCTTGGTCTAAGGAATCGGCCGCAATCCATCCACTCATCAAGACCATCGGCATTCCGGGGCCTGGGTGGGCCGCCCCCCCGGCCAAGTAAAGCCCTGCGAAATCGGTCCGCCGATTCGCTGGTTTGAATGCTCCCACAAATCGCCCATGACTGGCCAAACCGTAGATCGCGCCGTCCAGTACGCGATAGCGATGGTGAATGTCTTCAGGCGTCAACGCCGATTCGTAGACAATCGCATCGCGAATGTTTTCCAATCCACCCGTTCGCTCTAATTTGTTGAGAATCACCTCTCGGTAGCCAGGAAGCATTTGTTTCCAATCGTGATTGCTCCGCAGATAAGGGGTGTGGACCAGCACGTAAAGGGCTTCGCCATCGGCTGGTGCTACCTCTGGTTCGCTAATCGCCGGAGCGCATACGTAGGCACTTGGATCGGGAGCTGGTTCGCCTTTGTTGTAAATGAAGTCAAACTCTACTTCGGGATCTCGAGAAAAGACAAAGTTATGGTGCAACAAATGTTTGTAGCGGCGATTGAGTCCTAGGTACAATACGACTCCGCTGCAAGCGGCTTCGTAATGATTCTTGCGTTCGAATTTTTCGGATTGAGGCGTTCCGTCAAGTAGTTCGCGATAAGTCCGAACAGCATCACAATTACTGACGACCGCCGTAGCACGAATGCTTTCGTTATTGGCCGTGACGACGCCTGTCACACGTCCATTCTCAGAAGTGATCCGCATCACGTCGGTGCCACACCGCATCGTGACACCAAGATCGAGTGCCAGTTTCGTCAGTGCTTCCGGGACCGCTCGCGTACCACCAACGGGATACCAAATACCTTCCTCCGTTTGCATATGAGCGATTCCACAAAGAACAGCAGGCGATGCATACGGGGACGATCCGACGTATTGGGTGAAGTGGTCCACCATCTGGGCAACCCGTTTGTCGGGAACGTGGGAACGAACGACCGATGCAACACTCTTGCCCATCTTCAGCGACATCACATCCTTCAAAACAGCTGCTGAAAACGCCCCCCCTACATCGATGGTATCGCGGATACCGCCGATTGATTTCCAGAAGTAGAATCGATCGGAAACACCGTGGAGTTGTTCGCTCATCTTTAGAAAGCGACGATAGCCATCGGCGTCTTTCTGCGAAGACGTGAATTTGAAGATGTTTTGCGCCATCGAATCAACGTCGGCAACCAAATCGAGCACATTGGCCTGCTCGTCAAACCTGCTGTCACCCGAACGGTCACTATCGCTCTCGAAAAAACATCGCCACTGGGGGTCCAAGCGGATCAGCTCGAGGTAATCGTCCAGATCGCGGTCAGCTTCCGAAAAAACTCGCCTCAACACGCTCGGCAGCGTCAAAATGGTTGGCCCCATGTCAAAGCGATAACCGTCTGCATTGAGCACGGCTGCTTTGCCCCCAAACCAATCATTCTTTTCGAGAACCGTTACCGCGTGTCCGCGCGCTGCTAAAACACAAGCGGAAGCCAATCCTGCCAAACCGCTGCCGATTACAATCACCTGCTGGGTCCGACTCGATCGCTTCTTTTCACCCTCGACTCCATACTCAGGGATATATTTTTCGTCCATCATCATGGGATTCTTGTATTTGCAAAAAAAGAGAGACTCACCACAATGACCTTAGCAAGCAGCACCCCCGTAGCCAAGTCTCGCCCAGACTCGGACTTTCCAGCACCCCCGTAGCCGAGTCTCGCCGAGACTCGAACTTTCCAGCACCCCCGTAGCCGAGTCTCTCCGAGACTCGGACGATCCAGCACCCCCGTAGCCGAGTCTCGCCGAGACTCGAACTTTCCAGCACCCCCGTAGCCGAGTCTCGCCGAGACTCGAACTATCCAGCACCCCCGTAGCCGAGTCTCTCCGAGACTCGAACTTTCCAGCCCCCCCGTAGCCGAGTCTCGCCGAGACTCGAACTTTCCAGCCCCACCGTAGCCGAGTCTC
The DNA window shown above is from Novipirellula aureliae and carries:
- a CDS encoding lysophospholipid acyltransferase family protein yields the protein MQHSAIRQEPPPVSLWLQSGFRSFIRGYLRRHFHSIAVVDNDVWNFVFPEDQPLIFYCNHPSWWDPLLVHFFNETRFPKRQFYAPIDADALEQYQVFKKLGFYGVSLNSLRGASVFLEQSRAIISASNTVLWITPEGRFSDVRDRSAPFMPGLAHLCSGLDHGFVVPMSLEYAFWEERLPEVLCKMGAFIDVAKSGQMTKSEWQIRLTGELRKTQADLAALVISRDSKPFRNLLSGKKGSGPMYDTMRRIRALLAGKRLKASHGKQFE
- a CDS encoding phytoene desaturase family protein; this encodes MDEKYIPEYGVEGEKKRSSRTQQVIVIGSGLAGLASACVLAARGHAVTVLEKNDWFGGKAAVLNADGYRFDMGPTILTLPSVLRRVFSEADRDLDDYLELIRLDPQWRCFFESDSDRSGDSRFDEQANVLDLVADVDSMAQNIFKFTSSQKDADGYRRFLKMSEQLHGVSDRFYFWKSIGGIRDTIDVGGAFSAAVLKDVMSLKMGKSVASVVRSHVPDKRVAQMVDHFTQYVGSSPYASPAVLCGIAHMQTEEGIWYPVGGTRAVPEALTKLALDLGVTMRCGTDVMRITSENGRVTGVVTANNESIRATAVVSNCDAVRTYRELLDGTPQSEKFERKNHYEAACSGVVLYLGLNRRYKHLLHHNFVFSRDPEVEFDFIYNKGEPAPDPSAYVCAPAISEPEVAPADGEALYVLVHTPYLRSNHDWKQMLPGYREVILNKLERTGGLENIRDAIVYESALTPEDIHHRYRVLDGAIYGLASHGRFVGAFKPANRRTDFAGLYLAGGAAHPGPGMPMVLMSGWIAADSLDQDSTTF